A genomic stretch from Edaphobacter aggregans includes:
- a CDS encoding efflux RND transporter periplasmic adaptor subunit: MDISRPDIKQKKMRRQLIATGVGVLALAGVALFVSRLKPAAPTVDRATVWTDEVKRGPLLRQVRGPGTLVPREDRIRLIPAETEATVVRIRVLPGAKVEPDTILMDLADPTVQQELLDAQLQLKAAQADLTNVKAKLQSDLMTQKAAAATVGADFSQAKLQAQTDKSLYDLGVISGLTYNASKGKADELTTRDGLEKQRLTLNEKAIETQIAVQQTKVEQAQALLALKQKQQDALSVRAGISGVLVDLPHQVGEHVDPGATLAKVVQPDQLKASLKIAETQARDIQIGQPSEIDTHNGVIQGKVMRIDPAVVNGTVTVDVELAGALPLGARPDLSVDGTIDLDRMANVVYVGRPAFGNENSTISLFKLSTDGKTAVRVPVKVGRASVNSIQVIEGLQEGDTVILSDMSRWDNTDKIRLE; this comes from the coding sequence ATGGACATCTCAAGACCAGATATCAAGCAAAAGAAGATGCGCCGCCAATTGATCGCAACGGGGGTTGGCGTTTTAGCGCTGGCTGGCGTGGCGCTGTTTGTGTCGCGGCTCAAGCCTGCGGCCCCTACGGTAGACCGCGCAACGGTCTGGACCGACGAAGTCAAACGGGGGCCGCTGCTACGGCAGGTTCGTGGACCCGGCACTCTGGTTCCGCGTGAGGACAGGATTCGGCTGATTCCTGCTGAGACGGAGGCGACGGTCGTGCGCATCCGCGTACTTCCAGGCGCAAAGGTGGAACCGGACACAATCCTGATGGATCTGGCAGATCCGACTGTGCAGCAGGAGTTGCTGGACGCTCAGTTGCAGTTGAAGGCGGCACAGGCCGACCTGACGAATGTTAAAGCAAAGTTGCAGAGCGACCTGATGACACAGAAGGCCGCGGCAGCGACAGTGGGCGCGGACTTCAGTCAGGCGAAGTTGCAGGCGCAGACGGATAAATCGCTCTACGACCTGGGCGTAATCAGTGGGCTGACGTACAACGCTTCGAAGGGCAAAGCGGATGAGCTGACGACACGGGATGGTCTTGAGAAACAACGGCTGACGCTGAATGAAAAAGCTATCGAGACTCAGATTGCCGTGCAGCAGACGAAGGTGGAACAGGCGCAGGCTCTGCTGGCGCTGAAACAGAAGCAACAGGATGCGCTGAGTGTGCGCGCAGGAATCAGTGGCGTTCTTGTCGACCTGCCGCACCAGGTAGGAGAACACGTGGATCCAGGGGCGACGCTCGCGAAGGTCGTTCAACCAGACCAGCTGAAGGCCAGCTTGAAGATCGCCGAGACGCAGGCGCGCGACATCCAGATCGGCCAACCGTCGGAGATCGACACCCATAACGGTGTCATTCAGGGTAAGGTGATGCGAATTGATCCGGCGGTAGTGAACGGAACGGTGACCGTTGACGTAGAACTTGCAGGCGCTCTGCCACTTGGCGCCCGTCCGGACCTGAGCGTTGATGGAACGATCGATCTGGACCGGATGGCAAACGTGGTCTACGTGGGCCGCCCTGCGTTCGGCAACGAAAACAGTACCATCAGCCTCTTCAAGCTGAGCACGGACGGCAAGACAGCAGTACGAGTTCCGGTAAAAGTTGGACGAGCTTCGGTGAACAGCATTCAGGTGATTGAAGGTCTGCAGGAGGGCGACACCGTCATTCTGTCGGACATGAGCAGATGGGACAACACAGACAAGATCCGCCTGGAATAG
- a CDS encoding DUF2235 domain-containing protein, whose amino-acid sequence MKNIIFCADGTWNHPKEANTVSVTDTNVYKLYKALPTTATQCPRYDDGVGTDGSIISHLLGGAFGTGLFNKVKEGYTKIAHDYSEGDQIFLIGFSRGAYTARSIGGMLSACGLPTNLTDDAISDAFNTYRMKPGSPERAAAQANLTAKYGNKPVTIAMIGVWDTVGSLGVPSLFGGVDPVLYGFLDTQLSASVKAAYHAISIDERRKAFPPTLWVSDNVPGQILEQVWFSGCHSSVGGGCKDCGLSDITLKWMMGKCIDNGLIIDPVVWQKYQALDTAAHGLDEIDESWSVLWGLPHIREVSPDAAVASSVASRLQHLLSYLPSNLKITAQRALEPTYKTVSI is encoded by the coding sequence ATGAAGAACATCATCTTTTGTGCAGACGGAACGTGGAATCATCCTAAGGAGGCCAATACGGTCTCTGTGACGGATACGAACGTGTACAAGCTGTACAAAGCGCTGCCCACGACTGCAACGCAATGTCCACGCTACGACGATGGAGTCGGCACCGACGGATCGATTATCAGCCACTTGCTGGGCGGAGCGTTTGGCACCGGACTGTTCAACAAGGTGAAGGAAGGCTACACCAAGATTGCACATGATTATTCCGAGGGAGATCAGATCTTCCTGATCGGTTTTAGCCGCGGTGCCTATACGGCCAGAAGCATCGGTGGGATGCTGTCCGCGTGCGGGCTGCCTACCAATCTGACGGACGACGCCATTAGTGATGCCTTCAACACCTACCGGATGAAACCAGGTTCTCCGGAGCGCGCAGCGGCCCAGGCAAACTTGACAGCGAAGTACGGCAACAAGCCGGTGACGATCGCGATGATCGGGGTTTGGGATACAGTGGGCTCGCTAGGCGTACCAAGTTTATTTGGCGGCGTAGATCCGGTTTTGTACGGCTTTCTTGATACGCAACTGAGCGCATCGGTAAAGGCCGCCTATCATGCGATTTCGATAGATGAGCGGCGCAAGGCGTTTCCACCGACCCTTTGGGTGAGCGATAACGTTCCGGGGCAGATCCTCGAGCAGGTGTGGTTCAGCGGATGCCATAGCAGCGTGGGTGGCGGGTGCAAGGACTGCGGTCTCTCCGACATTACTCTGAAGTGGATGATGGGTAAGTGCATCGACAACGGGCTGATCATCGACCCTGTAGTTTGGCAAAAGTATCAGGCTCTGGACACCGCAGCGCACGGGCTGGATGAGATTGATGAATCATGGAGTGTGCTGTGGGGGCTGCCTCATATCCGGGAAGTCTCGCCGGATGCCGCCGTGGCCAGCAGTGTGGCGAGTCGGTTGCAGCATCTACTCAGTTACCTGCCTTCGAATCTCAAGATCACTGCACAACGCGCACTGGAGCCTACTTATAAAACCGTCTCTATATAG
- a CDS encoding sialate O-acetylesterase — protein sequence MIVFRSCFATKLNLYILLLLLATLRLPAQTTLATLSSPLDYQVFQRQSRQQGTILIRGRVSVPADRVEARIVGQSLPSKWKRLTFDSTTGDFRSDAPTPAGGFYSVEVKLLRKSRTVAELTVPHVGVGEVFLISGQSNSTNYGEVPQTTETGMVTTFSGEAWQLANDPQPGTQDNSKKGSFAPSFGDALYRKYHVPIGIASVGHGSTSVRQWLPTGERVEVMPTMTKYILKGNDGSLTSDGTLFNGMMARIHQLGPHGFRAILWHQGESDSHQPPEHEISGETYRRMLEHVILTTRKQAGWDIPWFVAQASYHTPEDTSTPAIRESQRSLWQAGIALEGPDTDTLTAAYRQNNGKGTHLNDAGLKLHGQMWAHQVELYLDEVLR from the coding sequence ATGATCGTCTTTCGTTCCTGTTTTGCAACGAAGCTAAATCTGTACATCTTGCTTCTCCTCCTCGCAACACTGCGACTCCCGGCTCAGACAACGCTCGCGACCTTGTCATCTCCTCTCGACTATCAGGTCTTCCAGCGTCAAAGCCGACAGCAAGGGACCATCTTGATCCGCGGTCGCGTCAGTGTCCCTGCGGATCGTGTTGAAGCCCGCATCGTCGGCCAATCTCTCCCATCGAAATGGAAGCGCCTCACCTTCGATAGCACAACAGGAGACTTTCGATCCGATGCCCCAACTCCAGCGGGCGGTTTTTACTCCGTAGAGGTGAAGTTGCTGCGCAAGTCACGGACCGTTGCTGAGCTGACAGTGCCGCACGTAGGCGTTGGAGAAGTCTTCCTCATCTCCGGCCAATCCAACTCGACCAACTACGGCGAAGTCCCCCAGACAACGGAAACCGGCATGGTGACAACCTTCAGCGGAGAGGCGTGGCAGCTCGCCAATGACCCTCAGCCCGGAACGCAGGACAACAGCAAAAAGGGCAGCTTCGCCCCGTCCTTTGGCGATGCACTCTACCGCAAATATCACGTGCCTATTGGAATCGCCTCGGTTGGCCACGGCTCTACCAGCGTGCGTCAATGGCTGCCGACGGGCGAACGTGTCGAAGTGATGCCGACCATGACGAAGTACATCCTCAAGGGTAACGACGGCAGCCTCACCAGCGATGGCACTTTATTCAATGGAATGATGGCGCGCATACATCAACTCGGCCCACATGGCTTTCGCGCCATTCTCTGGCACCAGGGCGAGTCGGACTCCCATCAGCCGCCGGAGCACGAAATCTCCGGCGAGACGTACCGCCGTATGCTCGAGCACGTCATTCTTACCACTCGTAAGCAAGCCGGCTGGGACATCCCGTGGTTCGTCGCCCAGGCCAGCTATCACACGCCTGAAGACACATCTACTCCGGCCATCCGCGAGTCTCAGCGTAGTCTCTGGCAAGCCGGCATCGCGTTGGAAGGTCCCGACACGGACACTCTCACCGCCGCGTACCGGCAGAATAACGGCAAGGGCACTCACCTCAACGATGCAGGCCTGAAGCTGCATGGCCAGATGTGGGCCCACCAGGTGGAACTGTATCTGGACGAAGTCTTGAGGTAG
- a CDS encoding carboxypeptidase-like regulatory domain-containing protein has translation MRVLRMFQNKTAIRAAMIVSMVLAGIAGLTIPAFSQSSSSSVNGVVTDPVQAVVAGVRVVLKNVDTNVERVTVSNAAGDYFFTSVPPARYTLTFSAKSFQTEAIAVFEVSVAQAVTINAALRIGETSQSVTVEAAGTQVESSTAQLGMVIGQKAVTDLPLNGRNFTQLLTLTPGVTPISSGQNSGASNTAVTAASTTSYSFPSINGAGNRSTIYLVDGINDNQAWYNTYAVPPIIDTVQEFKINSHNDSQYGGSLGGVVNIISKSGTNSYHGSGWWFLRNNGFDATPYISAPTSYHLNTFGGQMGGPVRIPHLYNGRDKTFFEIGAEGTHYSKAGSTNILIPTQAQINGDFSSATTGVTKSGTCFAGDAKVESFPCQLYDPTVANNAATPGRPGFLGNQIPLSKMNPYSLAFIKAVFGSATPITIPGIPSTTSNFQITDPTRQLVYNYTGRIDQHIGTKDFIFFRYAGIQWYQNAPSSLPTLFTSTQIPAQQYGVSWMHVFNPTTSMQVQYGKTHVEDNVLTQFNNHNLWQTYGCSTDMCNSFVGGAAVLITQTVTGGFNGGEVNSPSPNLSSIHEWSGSVMKTIGNHQLQAGGGWDQVNYTAELRQGTVTFSGASTGNFGAVPGKAGANPGSPAAITAAQITAQSGFGLADFLLDYPNSENKRNVLLSERPGGIGSIYVQDSWKLTRNLTVNYGARYDRSVIPAYGTPASVGLQGSIETGDFDFNTGDYILQQLPPLCSDRGHAPCLPSSTLPAHVRVASGGKILHGSKDNIGPRVGFAYRANDKLSIRGGFGMTYDNWAAIIQMTQNYQGSWPDTGTLQINNTNTPGTPYTSAQNPFADNGGNLPAATPFGSSNVNYMVDPRWKNPYSEQYNLGIEQQFGNRTIFSLNYVGSASHRMDVGGYYNTGTPAVAASFAARQTAGTTGQPYPYTVPQKSWDHNAASASYNALQASLVRSFVSGFGYTVAYTWSKTLDEGGDGYFGVEGGVPEDPYNPKGSRGPASFSIPQILTANVLYELPFGRGKAFETGNRVADLIIGNWQVNGILSGRSGQTLNISAAGDLANTGNAGTYERADLVGEPFQSGPVAGNPTCVPPAGPTRTRYQWFNPCAFATPKGGTLGNAPRNFMQAPTFWNLDTSVHRLFPIRESLALKIDVEAFNVLNHPVLGSPASSVTTPATFGQISTLAYGNAARILQFAAKIQF, from the coding sequence ATGCGAGTCCTTCGGATGTTTCAAAATAAAACCGCCATCAGAGCGGCGATGATCGTAAGTATGGTGCTTGCGGGAATCGCTGGCCTCACCATACCGGCCTTCTCTCAAAGCTCTTCTTCCTCAGTCAACGGCGTAGTCACCGATCCCGTCCAGGCCGTCGTCGCCGGTGTGAGGGTCGTTCTGAAAAATGTGGACACCAACGTCGAACGCGTCACTGTTTCCAATGCCGCCGGAGATTACTTCTTCACGAGCGTTCCGCCAGCCAGATATACCCTTACGTTTTCGGCGAAGAGCTTCCAGACCGAAGCCATCGCGGTCTTCGAGGTCTCAGTAGCTCAGGCTGTCACGATCAATGCGGCACTCCGGATAGGCGAGACATCGCAGTCCGTTACGGTGGAAGCGGCTGGCACCCAGGTGGAAAGCTCCACCGCGCAGCTCGGAATGGTGATCGGCCAAAAAGCAGTGACCGATCTCCCGTTGAACGGTCGCAACTTCACGCAACTGCTTACTCTGACTCCCGGTGTGACGCCCATCAGTTCTGGCCAGAACTCCGGCGCCAGCAACACCGCCGTTACTGCTGCCAGCACGACGAGTTATTCCTTCCCCTCGATCAACGGCGCTGGCAACCGGTCCACGATCTATCTCGTCGACGGCATAAACGACAACCAGGCTTGGTATAACACCTACGCTGTCCCGCCCATTATCGATACCGTCCAGGAATTCAAGATCAACTCCCACAACGACTCTCAGTACGGCGGATCGTTGGGCGGTGTGGTCAACATCATTAGCAAATCCGGCACAAACTCCTACCACGGCTCCGGATGGTGGTTCCTACGTAACAATGGGTTTGACGCGACGCCCTACATCTCAGCGCCGACCTCCTATCACTTGAATACGTTTGGCGGTCAGATGGGTGGGCCGGTGAGGATTCCTCACCTGTACAACGGCCGGGACAAGACCTTCTTTGAAATCGGCGCAGAGGGAACACATTACTCCAAAGCGGGATCGACGAATATCCTTATTCCCACTCAAGCTCAAATCAACGGAGACTTTAGCAGCGCAACGACAGGTGTGACAAAAAGCGGTACATGCTTTGCAGGCGACGCTAAGGTCGAATCATTCCCGTGCCAGTTATACGATCCGACTGTCGCAAATAACGCCGCAACCCCAGGCCGCCCAGGTTTTCTGGGTAATCAGATCCCACTCTCCAAGATGAACCCCTACTCGCTGGCGTTCATCAAGGCAGTATTCGGATCAGCGACGCCGATCACTATTCCTGGAATCCCTTCCACGACCAGCAATTTTCAAATTACCGATCCTACCCGGCAGCTCGTGTACAACTACACGGGCCGAATTGATCAGCACATCGGCACAAAAGATTTCATCTTTTTCCGTTATGCCGGTATCCAGTGGTATCAAAACGCCCCGAGCTCGCTTCCCACCCTTTTCACTTCTACTCAGATTCCCGCTCAGCAGTACGGTGTGAGCTGGATGCATGTCTTCAATCCGACCACCAGCATGCAGGTGCAATATGGCAAGACGCATGTCGAGGACAACGTCCTCACTCAGTTCAATAACCACAACCTGTGGCAGACCTACGGATGCTCCACCGATATGTGCAACTCCTTCGTCGGAGGAGCTGCTGTATTAATTACGCAAACGGTAACAGGCGGCTTCAACGGGGGCGAGGTCAACAGTCCTTCACCGAATCTGTCCAGCATCCACGAGTGGTCAGGCAGTGTCATGAAGACCATCGGCAACCACCAACTCCAGGCTGGCGGCGGCTGGGATCAGGTCAACTACACCGCGGAGCTGCGTCAGGGTACAGTTACATTCTCCGGCGCCTCCACGGGAAACTTCGGCGCTGTTCCTGGAAAGGCTGGCGCAAATCCCGGCTCGCCTGCTGCAATCACCGCGGCACAGATCACTGCGCAGTCCGGCTTCGGGCTGGCAGACTTCCTGCTCGACTATCCCAACTCAGAGAACAAGCGCAACGTCCTACTCTCCGAGCGTCCTGGTGGGATCGGCAGCATTTATGTGCAGGATAGCTGGAAGTTGACGCGTAACCTGACGGTCAACTACGGCGCCCGCTATGACCGCAGCGTTATCCCCGCCTACGGTACGCCCGCCTCGGTAGGGTTGCAGGGCAGCATCGAGACTGGCGACTTCGATTTCAACACCGGCGATTACATCCTTCAGCAGTTGCCGCCGCTCTGCAGTGATCGTGGGCACGCGCCGTGCCTGCCCAGCTCAACCCTTCCGGCACACGTACGCGTTGCTTCAGGCGGGAAAATACTCCATGGCAGCAAGGACAACATCGGTCCTCGCGTGGGCTTTGCTTATCGTGCAAATGACAAGCTGTCCATCCGCGGCGGTTTCGGCATGACCTATGACAACTGGGCGGCCATCATCCAGATGACGCAGAACTACCAGGGCTCCTGGCCTGACACTGGTACTTTGCAAATCAACAATACCAACACACCCGGCACCCCCTACACTTCCGCACAGAACCCCTTCGCCGATAACGGCGGTAACCTGCCTGCTGCAACCCCCTTCGGATCTTCCAACGTGAACTACATGGTGGACCCGCGCTGGAAAAATCCCTACTCCGAGCAGTACAACCTCGGCATCGAACAGCAGTTCGGCAACCGTACCATCTTCTCTCTGAACTACGTCGGCTCGGCATCGCATCGTATGGACGTTGGCGGCTACTACAACACCGGTACTCCAGCCGTCGCAGCCTCCTTCGCTGCCCGGCAGACAGCGGGCACCACGGGGCAGCCGTATCCGTACACTGTCCCGCAAAAATCATGGGATCATAACGCTGCAAGTGCGTCCTACAACGCGTTGCAGGCGTCCCTCGTACGGTCATTCGTCTCGGGCTTCGGCTACACGGTCGCCTATACGTGGAGCAAAACGCTGGATGAAGGTGGCGACGGTTATTTCGGCGTGGAAGGCGGGGTTCCTGAAGATCCCTACAATCCGAAGGGCAGCCGCGGTCCTGCGAGCTTCAGCATTCCGCAGATTCTCACCGCCAACGTTCTCTACGAACTTCCTTTTGGCAGGGGTAAGGCTTTCGAAACCGGAAATCGGGTTGCCGATCTAATCATCGGCAACTGGCAGGTGAACGGAATCTTGTCTGGACGTTCCGGTCAGACCCTCAATATCTCAGCGGCAGGAGATCTTGCCAATACAGGGAACGCCGGCACGTACGAAAGGGCCGATCTGGTTGGCGAGCCCTTCCAAAGCGGCCCCGTCGCGGGGAATCCAACCTGCGTTCCGCCCGCCGGCCCAACGCGAACTCGTTATCAGTGGTTCAATCCCTGCGCTTTTGCGACTCCCAAAGGTGGCACGTTGGGGAACGCGCCGCGCAACTTCATGCAGGCGCCGACGTTCTGGAATTTGGACACATCCGTTCACCGGCTGTTTCCGATCAGAGAGTCCCTCGCACTGAAGATCGATGTGGAAGCATTCAATGTGCTAAACCACCCCGTCCTTGGCAGCCCGGCGTCAAGCGTGACCACGCCAGCGACCTTCGGTCAGATCAGCACATTGGCATACGGAAACGCAGCACGCATCCTGCAATTCGCGGCGAAAATCCAGTTCTAA
- a CDS encoding enolase C-terminal domain-like protein: MNETVVTSVRVVDLRFPTSRESIGSDAVNKDPDYSAAYCILETNTGHRGHGLTFTLGRGTELCVLALEYLARFVKGRTLDSLTADMAGFCRQLTDESQFRWLGPEKGVIQLATGALINAVWDLYARVEKKPLWRLLSDLEPEQVLSAVEFRYIDDALSRGEAREILEEARSGNAERMELLERDGYPAYTTSVGWYGFSDEKIRTLCHRALADGWTNFKLKVGGDPANDLRRGRLVREEIGWENKLMVDANQKWGVEEAILRTRELTELEPWWMEEPTSPDDILGHARIRFEVPEVRIATGEHCHSRVMFKQFLQANAIDVCQIDSCRVAGVNENLAILLLAAKFKVPVCPHAGGVGLCEYVQHLSAFDYLCVSGSMEDRVIEYVDHLHEHFVEPVRIRRGRYLMPEAPGYSIEIRQESLERYRYPDGDAWRDESAVGAVVMVGK, from the coding sequence GTGAATGAAACTGTTGTTACAAGTGTGAGAGTCGTCGATCTGCGTTTTCCTACTTCCCGGGAAAGCATCGGGTCTGATGCGGTCAATAAAGACCCCGACTACTCGGCCGCTTACTGCATCCTCGAGACGAACACGGGGCATCGAGGCCACGGCCTGACCTTTACGCTTGGCCGGGGCACGGAGCTTTGCGTCCTTGCGCTTGAATACCTGGCGCGCTTTGTGAAGGGTCGGACGCTTGATTCGCTGACCGCCGATATGGCCGGGTTTTGCCGCCAGTTGACCGATGAGAGCCAGTTTCGCTGGCTTGGTCCGGAGAAGGGCGTCATTCAATTGGCGACCGGAGCGCTGATCAACGCGGTGTGGGATCTGTATGCGCGAGTTGAGAAGAAGCCGTTGTGGAGGCTGCTGTCGGATCTCGAACCGGAGCAGGTGCTTTCCGCGGTCGAGTTTCGCTATATCGACGATGCGCTTTCGCGCGGCGAAGCACGAGAGATTCTGGAAGAGGCCCGGAGCGGCAACGCCGAACGCATGGAGCTGCTGGAGCGCGATGGCTATCCTGCTTACACGACCTCGGTCGGGTGGTATGGGTTTAGCGACGAAAAGATTCGGACGCTTTGTCACCGGGCGCTGGCCGACGGCTGGACCAATTTCAAACTGAAGGTGGGGGGCGACCCAGCGAACGATCTTCGTCGCGGCAGACTGGTACGCGAGGAGATTGGCTGGGAGAACAAGCTGATGGTCGATGCCAACCAGAAGTGGGGCGTAGAAGAGGCAATTCTGCGCACGCGCGAGCTAACCGAGTTGGAGCCGTGGTGGATGGAGGAGCCGACCAGCCCGGACGATATCCTGGGGCACGCGCGCATTCGCTTCGAGGTTCCTGAGGTACGCATCGCAACGGGGGAGCACTGCCACAGTCGCGTAATGTTCAAGCAGTTCCTGCAGGCCAACGCCATCGATGTCTGCCAGATCGATAGTTGCCGCGTCGCGGGGGTAAATGAGAATCTCGCCATCCTTCTACTTGCTGCGAAGTTCAAGGTGCCGGTCTGTCCTCATGCCGGCGGTGTGGGGCTGTGCGAGTACGTACAACATCTTTCAGCGTTCGATTATCTGTGTGTGTCGGGGAGCATGGAAGACCGCGTCATTGAATATGTGGACCATCTGCACGAACACTTTGTGGAGCCAGTCAGGATTCGACGCGGCCGCTATCTGATGCCGGAGGCGCCGGGATACAGCATCGAGATACGGCAGGAATCGCTGGAGCGGTATCGCTACCCCGATGGCGATGCGTGGCGTGATGAGTCGGCTGTCGGCGCCGTGGTCATGGTTGGAAAATAA